One Gammaproteobacteria bacterium DNA window includes the following coding sequences:
- a CDS encoding putative endonuclease (Evidence 3 : Putative function from multiple computational evidences) has translation MAIQRAVSEKNNRTACGRQAENRARHFLETRGLSLLACNYRAPCGELDLIMRDGMSVVFIEVRLRRSSRFGDAVESVNARKCARITATAAHYLQRHRELANQPCRFDVVAFSGPNEIAEPRWLKGAFGV, from the coding sequence ATGGCCATTCAACGCGCGGTATCGGAAAAAAACAATCGCACAGCATGTGGACGCCAAGCCGAGAATCGGGCGCGCCATTTTTTAGAAACGCGTGGATTAAGCCTTCTCGCCTGCAACTACCGTGCGCCTTGCGGTGAACTTGACTTAATCATGCGTGATGGAATGAGCGTAGTGTTTATTGAAGTACGGCTACGTCGCTCATCACGTTTCGGAGACGCAGTTGAAAGCGTGAATGCTCGCAAGTGCGCACGAATTACCGCTACCGCTGCTCACTATCTGCAACGACACCGAGAATTGGCGAATCAGCCATGTCGTTTCGATGTAGTTGCTTTCTCCGGACCAAATGAAATCGCCGAA